Within the Stenotrophomonas maltophilia genome, the region ATCACCGCGTTCACGCTCAGGCTCACCACGATCTGGGTAGCACCCAGGACCAGCGACTGCATCAGCACGCTGCCGTGTCCGTCCGGATGCAGGAACTGCGGCAGCAGGGACAGGTACATCACCGCGATCTTCGGGTTCAGCAGATTGGTCAGAAAGCCCATCGCAAACAATCTGCGTGGGCTGTCCGGCGGCAGGTCGCGCACCGCGAACGGCGAGCGGCCACCGGGTCTGAGCGCCTGCCAGGCCAGGTACAGCAGGTACAACGCCCCCCCGATGCGCAGCGCGTCGTAGGCGAACGGCACCGTCATCAGCAGGGCGGTGATGCCCAGCGCCGCGCACAGCATGTAGAACACGAAACCCAGCACCACCCCACCCAGCGAGACCAGGCCGGCGCGGCGGCCCTGGCAGATCGAGCGCGAGACCAGGTAGATCATGTTCGGTCCGGGCGTGAGCACCATGCCCAGCGAGATGAGGGCGAACGCCAGCAGATCGGAGGGCGCGGGCATGGGCAGTCCTGGCAGTGGGCGTGGCGCAGTGTAGCGCTGCCTGTACGGGGCCTGGCTTAACATTGCCGCACCCCACACCGAAGCCCTACCCATGACCCCGATCCCTGAAACCGTGCCACCGATCGAAGTGCGCATGGCCGAAATCGTCTTTCCCAACCATACCAACCATATGGGCACGCTGTTTGGTGGCCAGGCGCTGGCGTGGATGGACAAGGCCGCCTTCCTCGCCGCCGCCCGCTACTCGCGCCGCACCGTGGTGACCGCGCGCAGCGACCAGGTCGACTTCAAGCTGCCGATCCGCATCGGCCAGATGGTGGAAACGATCGGCCGCATCGTCGAGGTCGGCCGCAGCTCGATGAAGGTCGAGGTGGAACTGATTGCCGAAGACCTGCACAGCGGCGAGCGCAGGCTCTGCACCCGCGGCCACTTCGTGATGATCGCGCTGGACGAGGCGGGCCAGCCGATCGCGGTGCCGCCGCTGCCGGCGCCCTGAGCCGGCGCTTGTGGGGGCGCCGTGCTGCCCCCATCTGGTCGGCATGACCCCGCCGCTGACCGACTTCATCGACCGCGCCCAGCGCCTGTTCGTGCTGACCGGCGCTGGCTGCAGCACGGCCTCGGGAATCCCCGATTACCGGGATACCGATGGCCAATGGAAACGCACGCCGCCGGTCACCTACCAGGCATTCATGGGCGAGGCCGCCACCCGCCAGCGCTACTGGGCACGCAGCCTGCTGGGCTGGCCGCGCTTCGGCCTGGCCCAGCCCAACGGCACCCACCAGGCGCTGGCCGCGCTGGAGAAGCAAGGCAAGGTGCAGTTGCTGCTGACCCAGAACGTGGATGGCCTGCACCAGCGCGCCGGCAGCCGGAACGTGATCGACCTGCATGGGCGGCTGGACCTGGTGCGCTGCATGGGCTGCGAGCGCCGCAGCGGTCGCCAGGCGTTCCAGCAGCGCCTGCTGGACGCCAATCCCGGCTGGGACACGCTCGAGGCCGGCATCGCCCCCGACGGCGACGCTGATCTGGAGACCGATTTTTCCTCCTTCGTGGTGCCCGACTGTCCGTCCTGTGGCGGCCTGCTGAAGCCGGACGTGGTGTTCTTCGGCGAGAACGTGCCGCGTGAACGCGTGGCGGCAGTGCATGAGCACCTGCAGCAGGCCGATGCCGTGCTGGTGGTGGGGTCCTCGCTGATGGTCTATTCCGGCTTCCGTTTCGTGCAGGCCGCAGCAAAGGCCGGATTGCCGGTGGCTGCCGTGAACCGTGGCCGCACCCGTGCCGACGACCTGCTGCAGTTCAAGGACGAGCGCGATTGCGCTGAAGCGCTGGCCGGGTTCGTCATCGGGTAGCGCCAGGCCATGCCCGGCGAGCATGCAGCGCCACCGCGAAACAGCGATCCATCCACATGGTTGATTCGCCGCCCTTGCAGCGGTGCAATACGCACCCCCCTCTGCCCGTCCCTGCACCCCTCGTGAGCCAGCTGTTCTCGCCGATCACCTTCGGCCGCCTGACCCTGTCCAACCGCATCGTCATCGCGCCGATGTGCCAGTATTCCGCCGAAGACGGGCGCGCCAGCGATTGGCATGCCATGCATCTGGGCAACCTGGCGCAATCCGGTGCCGGCCTGCTGATCCTGGAAGCGACGGCGGTTGAGCCGCGTGGACGCATCAGCTGGGCCGACCTCGGCCTGTGGGATGACGGTACCGAAGCTGCGCTGGCACACGTGCTGGCCAGCGTGCGGCGCTGGTCGCCGATGCCGCTGGGCATCCAGCTGGGCCATGCCGGCCGCAAGGCCTCGGTACAGCGTCCCTGGGACGGCGGTGGCCAGCTGCCGGCCGATGATGCACGTGGCTGGACCACGGTGGCGCCGTCAGCGCTGCCGTTCCATGCTGCCGATCCCGCGCCGCAGGAACTGGATGAGGCGGGCATCGCGGGAATCGTTGCTGCCTTCGCCGCCAGCGCGGTGCGCGCCGAACGCCTGGGCTTCGAACTGATCGAAGTGCATGCCGCGCACGGCTATCTGCTGCACCAGTTCCTGTCACCGCTGAGCAACCGGCGCACCGATGGCTACGGGGGTTCGCTGCCCAATCGCCTGCGCCTGCTGGTAGAGGTATTCGATGCCGTGCGCGCGGCAGTGTCCGACAAGGTGGCCGTCGGCGTGCGCATCTCCGCCAGCGACTGGGTCGACGGTGGCTGGGATCTGCTGCAGAGCGAAGCGCTGTCCCAGGTGCTGGACGCGCGTGGCTGCGATTTCCTGCACGTGTCCAGCGGCGGCCTGGATGAGCGCCAGAAGATCAGCGTCGGGCCGGGCTACCAGGTGCCGTTCGCGGCCGCGATCAAGGCCAAGGTGCGCATGCCGGTCATCGCGGTGGGGATGATCACCGAACCGGAGCAGGCCGAATCGATCCTGCGTCATCGCCACGCCGATGCCATCGCCCTGGCCCGCGGCATCCTCTACGACCCGCGCTGGCCCTGGCACGCGGCAGCCGCGCTGGGCGACAGCGTGGTGCCGGCCGCGCAGTACCTGCGCTGCGAGCCGCGTGAGGCACGCGGCGTGTTCACCCCGCGCTGAAGGTCATGCCCGCCAGGCGGGCGGCAGGCCGGCCTGCAGGTGATCGAACAGCGCACGGATCCTGGCGGTGAAGTCGCGGCGGTCGCTGACGCAGAAATAGACCTCCATCGGTTCCGGGCGCCATGCGCTGTCCGCGCCGAACACCGCCTGCAACCGGCCATCGCGCAGAAAGGGATCGGCCACGAAGGCCGCCAGCCGGGTGATGCCGGCACCGGCCGCGGCCAGTTCGGCCAGCGCGTCGATGTCATCGCACACCATGCCGGGCGGCAGCGGCGCATCCGCGCGCTGGTCGCCCTTGCGCAGGCCCCAGCGCAGAGGCCGCCCATCGGTGGGGAAACGATGCAGCACACCCCGATGCCCGCGCAGTTCGGACGGCTCCTGTGGGCAGCCATGCGCCTGCAGGTAGGCAGGCGAGGCGCAGAAGACGAAGGGAATGCGTGCCAGCGGCCGCGCCACGACGCCGTCCTCCAGCTGCGCACCGATGCGGATGCTGGCATCGACCGCCTCCGGACCATGCTGCACGGCCCGGTCGGACAGCCGCAGTTCCAGCTGCAGCTGCGGATAGCGTTGCTGCAGTGAAGGCAGCAGGGGCGCCAGCACGTGGCGGCCGAACGCGCGGCTGCTGGCGATGCGCAATGGCCCGGCCGGCTCGATGTCACCGCTGGTGACCAGGGCCTGCGCCCGCGCCAGATCGGTTTCGATGTGGCGCACCTGCGCCAGGTACAGCGCACCGGCCTCGCTCAGCGCCAGCTGGCGCGTGCTGCGGTTCAGCAGGCGCACGCCCAGGTGTGCCTCCAGGCGATGGATGTTCTGGCCGACGGCGGTGGCGCTGATGCCAAGGCTGCGGGCCGCAGCGGCAATACTGCCGGTGTCTGCGGTGCGGGTGAAGCTGCGGATCAGCTGCAACAGGTTCATGACCCGCCAGCGTGCCACGAAAGCCCGCCACGATCACTTGGAACTGTCCGAAGTGGTTCGTTGCATCGGTGACAATGGATCACGCGGGCGGGGTGCTGCCCTACACTTGCAGGATGCGACCCGATTCCATCCTCACCCTGTCCTGCCCCGACCGTACCGGCATCGTCTACCGCGTGTCGGGCCTGTTGTTCGATCATGGCTGCAACATCCTCGACGCCCAGCAGTTCGGCGACGAGGAAAGCGGCCGGTTCTTCCTGCGCGTGCATTTCGACCGCGACGCCAGCCTGCCCCTGGACACGGTACATGCGTCCATGGCGGCACTGGCCCGCGAGTTCGGCATGGACTGGCAGCTGCAGGACGGTCGGCGTCGTGCGCGCCTGCTGGTGCTGGTCAGCAAGCAGGGCCACTGCCTGAATGACCTGCTGTTCCGCGCGCACAGCGGGCAACTGAAAGTGGATATCGCGGCAGTGGTGTCCAACCATGCCGATTTCGCACCGCTGGCTGCGTCCTACGGCGTGCCGTTCCACCATCTGCCGGTGAACGCGGATACGCGTGCGGTGCAGGAGCAGCAGATCATCGATCTGGTCGAACACGAGCGTATCGACCTGGTGGTGCTGGCGCGCTACATGCAGATTCTTTCACCCACCCTGTGCCGCGCGCTGGCCGGCCGGGCGATCAACATCCATCACAGCTTCCTGCCCAGCTTCAAGGGCGCGCAGCCCTATCACCAGGCGCACGCGCGCGGGGTAAAGATCATCGGCGCCACCGCGCACTATGTCACCGAGGATCTGGACGAAGGTCCGATCATCGAACAGGACGTGGCCCGGGTCGATCATGCGATGACGCCGCGCGACCTGGTACGCCTGGGCAGCGATACCGAATCGCAGGTGCTGGCGCGTGCCGTGCGCCGCCATGTGGAGCACCGCATCCTGCTCAACGGGCACCGCACGGTGGTGTTCCGCTGATACCTGCCCGGCCGGACGTGCGTCAGAGGATCCCGATCCCCGCAGTGCCCAGTGCTTCGCGCACCATCCCGTCGTTGGCCTCGGTCACCGGCCGGGTCAGGTCCCAGAGGAATTTCACCCTGAAGCCGGACGTGGCTGCGTCCTGCGCGCTCCACAGCACGCAGTAGTCGCGGGCCAGGCCACAGACGTGCACCTCGTCGATGCCGCGCTCATGCAGCCAGCCGGCCAGGCCAGTGGCGGGGCGTCCGCCATCGGGGCCGTGGTTCTCGCGGAAGGCGCTGTAGGAATCCACCTGCTGGCGGGTGCCCTTGCGCAGGATCAGGTCGGCCATGTTCCAGTCCACCTGCGGATGCAGGGCGGCACCGGAGCTGCCCTGCACGCAGTGGTCCGGCCACAGGGTCTGCGGTTGCGCATGCAGCAGGATCGTTTCGAACGGACGATGGCCGGGGTGCTGGCTGGCGAACGAAGCATGGTCCGCGGGATGCCAGTCCTGGGTGGCCACTACGGTGCGGTAGCGGCGCTGCGCCAGCAGCTGCGCGATCGGCGCGACCAGCGCATCGCCGCGGTCACAGGCCAGCGCGCCACCGGGCATGAAGTCCGGCTGCAGATCGATCACCAGCAGGGCGACAGTGGCGGGCAGGGTGAGCATGGACGTTCCAGCGCGGCGGAAGAGGCGACCAGCGTGGCCGCCCCCTCGCCACACGTCAATCGCCCTGCGGCGTTTCGTTGTCCTGGTCGTAATACAGCAGCCCGATCCGGATCCGCTCGCGGCCGGTCTCCCGGCGGTGCCGGTTGGCATCGCGCAGCGAGTACACGCAGCCACAGTACTCCTGCTGGTAGAACCGCTCGCGCTTGCTGATCTCGATCATGCGGCTGGCACCACCGCCCTTGCGCCAGTTGTAATCCCAGTACTGCAGGCCCTCGTAGCGCGCCGCGGCGCGGATGCCGCAGTCATTGATCTGCGCCATGTTCTTCCAGCGCGAGATGCCCAGCGACGAGCTGATGGTGTCGTAGCCGTGCTCATGCGCGTACAGCGCCGTGCGCTCGAAGCGCATGTCGAAGCACATCGTGCAGCGGATGCCGCGCTCGGGTTCGTTCTCCATGCCGCGCGCGCGGCTGAACCAGTTGTCGGTGTCGTAGTCGCAGTCGATGAAGGGGACGCCATGCTGCTCGGCGAAGCGGATGTTCTCCTGCTTGCGGAGCTCGTATTCCTTCACCGGATGGATGTTGGGGTTGTAGAAGAAGATCGCGTAGTCGATCCCGGAGGCGGTGATCGCCTCCATCACTTCGCCGGAGCAGGGCGCACAGCACGAATGCAGCAGCAGGCGCTTGCCGTCGGCGGGCAGGGACAGGGTGGGGCGTTGGAGCTCGGTCATCATCAGGTACCGCACGGACCGCCGGCAACGGCGGCGGCCCGTGCATCGGGGTGGAGAGACAGGTCAGGCGACGCGGGCGTCGGCGTGCTCGGCACGCAGTTCCACTGCGGCGGCAACCAGTGCCTGCAGTGCAGCGCGGGTTTCCGGCCAGCCACGGGTCTTCAGCCCGCAGTCCGGGTTGACCCACAGCTGCTCCGGCTTCAGCACGGCCAGCGCCTTGCGCAGCAGGTCCACCATCTCCGCCTTGTCCGGCACGCGGGGGGAGTGGATGTCATACACGCCCGGGCCGATCTCGTTGGGATAGTTGAACTTCACGAAGGCATCCAGCAGTTCCATGCGCGAGCGTGAGGTCTCGATCGAGATCACGTCCGCGTCCATCGCTGCGACCGAGTGGATGATGTCGTTGAACTCCGAATAGCACATGTGGGTGTGGATCTGGGTGGCATCGCGCACGCCGCTGGTACTGATGCGGAACGATTCCACCGCCCAGTCCAGGTAGGCGCGCCAGTGGGCGCGGCGCAACGGCAACCCCTCGCGGATGGCCGGCTCGTCCACCTGGATCACGCCGATGCCGGCTGCTTCCAGGTCCTGCACTTCGTCCCGCAGGGCCAGCGCGATCTGCCGGCAGGTCACATCGCGTTCCTGGTCGTCGCGCACGAACGACCACTGCAGTACCGTCACCGGACCGGTCAGCATGCCCTTCATCGGCTTGTCGGTGAGCGATTGCGCGTAACTGGACCAGCGCACCGTCATCGGCTGCGGGCGGCTGACGTCGCCGAAGATCACCGGCGGTTTGACGCAGCGCGAGCCATAGCTCTGCACCCAGCCGTTGCCGGTGAAGGCGAAGCCTTCCAGCTGCTCGCCGAAGTACTCGACCATGTCGTTGCGCTCGAACTCGCCGTGGACCAGCACGTCCAGGCCCAGCGCTTCCTGCACGCGTACCGCATGCGCGGTCTGCTGTTCCAGGAAGGCCTCGTACTCGGCCAGGCCCAGCTTGCCGGACTTGTGCCGGGCGCGTGCCTCGCGCACCTCCAGCGTCTGCGGGAAGGAACCGATCGTGGTGGTGGGCAGCAGCGGCAGCTGCAGCGCCGCATGCTGTGCGATGCGGCGCTGCGGGTAGGCGGTGTGCCGCTGCGCATCGGCCACGGTCAGCGCGGCTAGGCGTGCGGCCACGGCCGGGTTGTGCACGCGTGGCGAGCGACGACGCCCCTCCAGTGCAGCGCGGTTGGCAGCCAGGCCTGCTTCCGCATCCGCCCTGCCATCGAGCGCGTCGGCCAGCAGGCGCAGTTCCTGAAGCTTCTGCCGGGAGAACGCCAGCCAGCCCTTCAGTTCGTCATCAAGCTTCTTTTCCAGCGCAAGATCCACGGGCGTGTGCAGCAGGGAACAGGACGGTGCCAGCCAGAGCCGGTCGGCGCCGCGGTCCACCTGGGCAAACCGGGCCAGGATCAGTGCGTTGTCCAGATGGGTGCGCCAGATGTTGCGGCCGTTGACCAGGCCGGCCGACAGCACGCGCTCGGCCGGCAGCGCCTTCAACACGGCGTCCAGCTGCTCCGGCGCGCGCACCAGGTCCACGTGCAGTCCGTCCACCGGCAGGCCGGTGGCCAACGCCAGGTTGTCCTCGAGCGCACCGAAATAGGTCGCGACCAGCAGTTTCGGACGCCGTGCCGTGGCCAACCGGGCATAGGCGCGCTCATAGGCTGCCTGCGCATCGGCGTCGAGATCCTGCACCAGCAGCGGCTCATCCAGCTGCACCCAATCCGCACCGGCGTCGGCCAGCTGGCCGAGCAGCTGCACATAGGCCGGCAGCAGGGCATCCAGCAGGTCCAGTGCGGCGCTGCCGTCGGTGGTCTTGGACAGCAGCAGGAAGCTCACCGGCCCCAGCAGCACCGGACGGGTGTGGATGCCCAGCGCCCTGGCCTCGTTGAACTCGGCCAGCGGCTTGTCACCGCGCAGGGCGAAGGCCTGGCCCGCGTGCAGTTCCGGCACCAGATAGTGATAGTTGGTGTCGAACCACTTGGTCATCTCCAGCGCGCGCAGGTCGATGCCATCGCGCTGCAGGCCACGGGCCGTGGCGAAGTAGGCGGCCAGTGGATCGTGCGCGGCCAGTTCGCGGTAGCGTTCGGGAATGGCATCGAACAGCCATGCGGTGTCGAGCACCTGGTCGTACAGGCTGAAGTCGTTGCTCGGCGGTACATCGACGCCGGCCTCGATCTGCAGCTGCCAGTGCCGGGCACGCAGCGCCGCGGCGGTGGCCTGCAGGGTGGCGGCGTCGTCCTCGCCGGCCCAGTGGCGTTCGAGCGCCCGCTTCAGTTCGCGCTTGGCGCCGATGCGGGGAAAGCCCAGGTTGGTAACAGTGGTCATTGCAGCGTGTCCTCATTGCATGTCGGCATTGAGGAACGAAGGAACCGCAGGACGACGCGTGCCGTTGCCGGCCCACGGGCGTCTTGCCAGCGACCTTCGCCCCCGCGGGCGAACCGGATGCCGTGAAAAGGACGCACGTGGCCGCGCACCCTGCAGGCGCAGGACGACGACGGCCCCGGCAACCTCCCCGCGGAGATTCCAGGTCGAGTCAGGGGACGGTCGTGTCCCCCGGCCGGGGCCGGTATTCGGGCTGTTGGACGCGGGCCGCAGCCCACCTACTACCTGCCGCTTCCCAGGCGCGAGCCCAGTGCTGTTGGCAGGATTCGTTTCCATTCACCGCTGCGGGGCAGCTCCGGAATGGGCGCGCGAAGCGCCTTCACCGGATTCCCGTTTAAATTCATCCCTTCATTCGCATGAAGAGATGAATACCTTCGGCGTGCACAAGGTAGGCCGGTTGGCAGCAATGGTCAAGGCCCGGCATCACACCACCGGGATGTGGCACCTTTCTCAGGCAGTGAGAGGCCGGCTTGCGATACTGGCAACCGACGGACGGGAGGTGACGTGTGGCGGCGAAGTACTGCGATCTGGTCATGAAAGGTGGCATCACCAGCGGCATCGTGTACCCCAATGCGGTACTGGCGCTGGCGCGCGAGTATCGCTTCAAGAGCATCGGTGGCACCTCGGCAGGCGCCATCGCCGCCGCGGTGGCGGCGGCGGCGGCCTATGGTGATCGCCGCCAGCAGGCGGGCGAGTCGCTGCCCGGCGATGCCGGGTACGGTGGATTGTCGGCGGTGTCGGCGCAGCTGTCGCGGCGCGGGTTCATCTACGGTCTGTTCCAGCCGGCGCGCGGCGCGCGTGCAGCCTATCGGCTGCTGGTGGTGCTGACCGGCAATGCAGGCTGGCCCCGCAAGCTGCTGTGCCTGGCCATCGCCGTGTTCCAGATCGCGCCGCTGGAAGTGCTGG harbors:
- a CDS encoding LysE family translocator, whose product is MPAPSDLLAFALISLGMVLTPGPNMIYLVSRSICQGRRAGLVSLGGVVLGFVFYMLCAALGITALLMTVPFAYDALRIGGALYLLYLAWQALRPGGRSPFAVRDLPPDSPRRLFAMGFLTNLLNPKIAVMYLSLLPQFLHPDGHGSVLMQSLVLGATQIVVSLSVNAVIVVLAGSIAAFLAARPTWQAAQRWLMGTVLAGLAVRMAVEGRR
- a CDS encoding acyl-CoA thioesterase; protein product: MTPIPETVPPIEVRMAEIVFPNHTNHMGTLFGGQALAWMDKAAFLAAARYSRRTVVTARSDQVDFKLPIRIGQMVETIGRIVEVGRSSMKVEVELIAEDLHSGERRLCTRGHFVMIALDEAGQPIAVPPLPAP
- a CDS encoding NAD-dependent protein deacetylase is translated as MTPPLTDFIDRAQRLFVLTGAGCSTASGIPDYRDTDGQWKRTPPVTYQAFMGEAATRQRYWARSLLGWPRFGLAQPNGTHQALAALEKQGKVQLLLTQNVDGLHQRAGSRNVIDLHGRLDLVRCMGCERRSGRQAFQQRLLDANPGWDTLEAGIAPDGDADLETDFSSFVVPDCPSCGGLLKPDVVFFGENVPRERVAAVHEHLQQADAVLVVGSSLMVYSGFRFVQAAAKAGLPVAAVNRGRTRADDLLQFKDERDCAEALAGFVIG
- a CDS encoding NADH:flavin oxidoreductase/NADH oxidase — translated: MSQLFSPITFGRLTLSNRIVIAPMCQYSAEDGRASDWHAMHLGNLAQSGAGLLILEATAVEPRGRISWADLGLWDDGTEAALAHVLASVRRWSPMPLGIQLGHAGRKASVQRPWDGGGQLPADDARGWTTVAPSALPFHAADPAPQELDEAGIAGIVAAFAASAVRAERLGFELIEVHAAHGYLLHQFLSPLSNRRTDGYGGSLPNRLRLLVEVFDAVRAAVSDKVAVGVRISASDWVDGGWDLLQSEALSQVLDARGCDFLHVSSGGLDERQKISVGPGYQVPFAAAIKAKVRMPVIAVGMITEPEQAESILRHRHADAIALARGILYDPRWPWHAAAALGDSVVPAAQYLRCEPREARGVFTPR
- a CDS encoding LysR family transcriptional regulator, producing MNLLQLIRSFTRTADTGSIAAAARSLGISATAVGQNIHRLEAHLGVRLLNRSTRQLALSEAGALYLAQVRHIETDLARAQALVTSGDIEPAGPLRIASSRAFGRHVLAPLLPSLQQRYPQLQLELRLSDRAVQHGPEAVDASIRIGAQLEDGVVARPLARIPFVFCASPAYLQAHGCPQEPSELRGHRGVLHRFPTDGRPLRWGLRKGDQRADAPLPPGMVCDDIDALAELAAAGAGITRLAAFVADPFLRDGRLQAVFGADSAWRPEPMEVYFCVSDRRDFTARIRALFDHLQAGLPPAWRA
- the purU gene encoding formyltetrahydrofolate deformylase; protein product: MRPDSILTLSCPDRTGIVYRVSGLLFDHGCNILDAQQFGDEESGRFFLRVHFDRDASLPLDTVHASMAALAREFGMDWQLQDGRRRARLLVLVSKQGHCLNDLLFRAHSGQLKVDIAAVVSNHADFAPLAASYGVPFHHLPVNADTRAVQEQQIIDLVEHERIDLVVLARYMQILSPTLCRALAGRAINIHHSFLPSFKGAQPYHQAHARGVKIIGATAHYVTEDLDEGPIIEQDVARVDHAMTPRDLVRLGSDTESQVLARAVRRHVEHRILLNGHRTVVFR
- the pncA gene encoding bifunctional nicotinamidase/pyrazinamidase codes for the protein MLTLPATVALLVIDLQPDFMPGGALACDRGDALVAPIAQLLAQRRYRTVVATQDWHPADHASFASQHPGHRPFETILLHAQPQTLWPDHCVQGSSGAALHPQVDWNMADLILRKGTRQQVDSYSAFRENHGPDGGRPATGLAGWLHERGIDEVHVCGLARDYCVLWSAQDAATSGFRVKFLWDLTRPVTEANDGMVREALGTAGIGIL
- a CDS encoding epoxyqueuosine reductase QueH; this encodes MTELQRPTLSLPADGKRLLLHSCCAPCSGEVMEAITASGIDYAIFFYNPNIHPVKEYELRKQENIRFAEQHGVPFIDCDYDTDNWFSRARGMENEPERGIRCTMCFDMRFERTALYAHEHGYDTISSSLGISRWKNMAQINDCGIRAAARYEGLQYWDYNWRKGGGASRMIEISKRERFYQQEYCGCVYSLRDANRHRRETGRERIRIGLLYYDQDNETPQGD
- the metE gene encoding 5-methyltetrahydropteroyltriglutamate--homocysteine S-methyltransferase encodes the protein MTTVTNLGFPRIGAKRELKRALERHWAGEDDAATLQATAAALRARHWQLQIEAGVDVPPSNDFSLYDQVLDTAWLFDAIPERYRELAAHDPLAAYFATARGLQRDGIDLRALEMTKWFDTNYHYLVPELHAGQAFALRGDKPLAEFNEARALGIHTRPVLLGPVSFLLLSKTTDGSAALDLLDALLPAYVQLLGQLADAGADWVQLDEPLLVQDLDADAQAAYERAYARLATARRPKLLVATYFGALEDNLALATGLPVDGLHVDLVRAPEQLDAVLKALPAERVLSAGLVNGRNIWRTHLDNALILARFAQVDRGADRLWLAPSCSLLHTPVDLALEKKLDDELKGWLAFSRQKLQELRLLADALDGRADAEAGLAANRAALEGRRRSPRVHNPAVAARLAALTVADAQRHTAYPQRRIAQHAALQLPLLPTTTIGSFPQTLEVREARARHKSGKLGLAEYEAFLEQQTAHAVRVQEALGLDVLVHGEFERNDMVEYFGEQLEGFAFTGNGWVQSYGSRCVKPPVIFGDVSRPQPMTVRWSSYAQSLTDKPMKGMLTGPVTVLQWSFVRDDQERDVTCRQIALALRDEVQDLEAAGIGVIQVDEPAIREGLPLRRAHWRAYLDWAVESFRISTSGVRDATQIHTHMCYSEFNDIIHSVAAMDADVISIETSRSRMELLDAFVKFNYPNEIGPGVYDIHSPRVPDKAEMVDLLRKALAVLKPEQLWVNPDCGLKTRGWPETRAALQALVAAAVELRAEHADARVA